Sequence from the Panicum virgatum strain AP13 chromosome 5N, P.virgatum_v5, whole genome shotgun sequence genome:
AATTTCTCCTCCTCAAAACGCCAAATTTTTCCCCACCTCTCCACGCTCCTTTCCCCTCCTCCCCCCGAGATCCCATCCATGGCCGCCTCCCGCCCCCGGATCTGGCGCTGAGCCCGCCATTGCCGGATCCCTGCCAGGCCTCCGCGCCCCGCCGTCGCTCGCGCTCTCGGCCCCGGTTAATTTGCGGGGCGTGTCGTCCCCTTATCCGGAGGGTGGTGGTCGATCTGCATCGGCGGCTGCAGCTCGCCTCTGCGATCCCTTGCGGTTGTTGCTGGAGGATCGGCCGCTCGCTGCCGTCGCCAAAGCGGGGTCTTTTACGGCCCGGGATTCGCGCCGCGGTGCTGTCGAGAGGAGGCTGGGCTTGTTGGAATTGTTGTTTAATTGGGGAGATTGGATGTGGTGTTGGTGCCGCCGGATCTCGCCGCCATGTGGAAGCAATTTATTGGCAAGCTCTCGTGGAAGGTGATGAAATCCAGCtctggcggtggcgggggcgcgGGCTCGCCGCTTCcgaaggcgccgccgccgctgccgttgcCGCGGGAGAATGGGGCCGCGGGGAAGCCCAGCGCCTCCCCTCCGTCCCCCTTGGCGGGCGCCGGGGCCGAGGTGAGGTCCAGGGAGGAGGCCTTCATCCAGAAGGTGAACATTTGCTGCGCCGTGTACGACTTCTCCGACCGGGGCAAGGACTCGCCGGAGAAGGAGCGCAAGCGGCAGATGCTCATGTCCCTGGTCGACTGCATTGGCGCCGCCGAGGAGCCCTTCACGGAGACGATGATTGCGGCGTGCGTGCGCATGTTCGCCGCCAACCTCTTCAGGGTCTTCCCGCCCAAGGTCCGGTCGGGCACCACGGCTTCAGAgaccgaggaggacgagccgttcTTCGATCCGTCCTGGTACCACCTGCAAGTCGTGTATGAGTTTCTCCTTCGTTTTGTGACCTCTCCGCTTGTCGATGCCAAGGTAGCTAGGAAGTATGTCGATAGTTCTTTCGTCTCGAAGCTGCTCGATCTGTTTGATTCCGATGACCCAAGGGAGAGGGACTGCTTGAAGACGATATTGCATAGGATTTATGGCAAGTTCATGGGAAACCGCCCATTCATCCGCAAGGCTGTGAGCAATATCTTTTATAGGTTTGTGTTCGAGACTGATCATCACAATGGGATCGCTGAACTGTTGGAGGTCTTTGGCAGTGTAATAAGTGGGTTTGCAAAGCCATTGAAGGAGGAACATAAGTTGTTCTTATGGAAAGCATTGATTCCGCTTCATAAGCCGAAATCAGTGGGAGTTTATCTGCCGCAGCTGACGTATTGCATCACACAATTTATTGAGAAGGAACCAAAGCTTGCCGGGACTGTGATTAGAGGCCTGTTGAAGTATTGGCCAGTTACGAATAGTCAGAAGGAAATGATGTTCTTGGGCGAGttggaggaggtgctggagttGACTGATATGGCTGAATTTCAGAAGTGCATGGTTCCCTTATTCCGGAGGATTGCGAGTTGCCTGAATAGCTCTCATTTTCAGGTGATTTTCTTTCTGAAATCAAGTAATCCTTGGTTAATGTGTTCACTTGAACTGTGTCTTCTCTGTGTATTTTGCTGTGCTCTTCTGCTTATAACAATTGGCATGGTAACAAATACCAATAGGAAATATATGCTCGTGTAATGTTAATTCCTCTAATAAAAGATTTTGAGCAAATCTTCTTTATTATCAAGTAGTAGTTACAAAGTTGTTTTCCAGCTGAATCTTTTGCTTATGTTAATCCAAGAATCTGTTTGACCCCTTTCCTTTTCGTGTTACTTTTCTGATTTATTAGTGTTCCTTTACATGGTCCCCTGCGCCTTTATGACATAGTGCTTGCTAACTAATGATAAGAATTTCATCAGTGGCTAAAATCTTTTCTTGTTGGCTAAAGTGAGACCACGCTCTTATGTTATTGGCTCAGGTGCAGTTGGTGGTCACTTTCTA
This genomic interval carries:
- the LOC120672549 gene encoding serine/threonine protein phosphatase 2A 57 kDa regulatory subunit B' kappa isoform-like, producing MWKQFIGKLSWKVMKSSSGGGGGAGSPLPKAPPPLPLPRENGAAGKPSASPPSPLAGAGAEVRSREEAFIQKVNICCAVYDFSDRGKDSPEKERKRQMLMSLVDCIGAAEEPFTETMIAACVRMFAANLFRVFPPKVRSGTTASETEEDEPFFDPSWYHLQVVYEFLLRFVTSPLVDAKVARKYVDSSFVSKLLDLFDSDDPRERDCLKTILHRIYGKFMGNRPFIRKAVSNIFYRFVFETDHHNGIAELLEVFGSVISGFAKPLKEEHKLFLWKALIPLHKPKSVGVYLPQLTYCITQFIEKEPKLAGTVIRGLLKYWPVTNSQKEMMFLGELEEVLELTDMAEFQKCMVPLFRRIASCLNSSHFQVAERALFLWNNEHLFDMISQNRQVILPIIYPALERNTRWHWNQSVLNVTMNVRKMFHDLDERLLLTCQNNFEEEEEKRAATEERRRLMWEQLERSAARGYQQPVIAADVSFPPPPSSARLVAPTVT